Genomic DNA from Nonomuraea rubra:
TGCCATCACCCTGGACGGCGCCGCCATCTCCACCGCCGCCTCCCGCTCAGCACAGTGCTGGCCCGCCTGAGCGTTCCGCGGGTGGACGGGGTGAGCGTCCTGCGGGTGGCCGGCCTTTGACCACGTCCTGCGGGTGGCCGGGTTGAGCGTCTCGCGGGGGCGGGTCGCCACGCGGATGGTCAAGCTTGCGCGCGTTACGGCGCGGTGGCGGGGAGGCGGAGGAGCGTCTCCCTGGAAGGCCGGTGACGCGGGGCGGTGGGTGGGGTCCACCTGGCTTTTGCCGTAAAGGATGGCCCCACCCATCGCGGCGGGAAAGTGTCAGTAGGATTTTTGGGTTTGGACGTTGAAGTCGTCCATCTTGACCTGCTTGGCCGGGTCGGTCAGCGGGTCGGTGATCTCCAGGACGTCCAGCCCCTCGGTCATGTCGCTGGAGTAGATGTAGCCGTTGTAGTAGTAGGCCGACCAGGTGCCCGCGATGCCGCCGCCCTCGTGCGGGCCGCGCTCGAAGTAGCCGATCTCCTTCGGGTTCGCCGAGTCGGTGAAGTCCCAGATCGACACGCCGCCCTGGTACCAGGACTGCACCATGATGTCCTTGCCGTCCACCGGGATCAGGGAGCCGTTGTGGGCCACGCAGTTCTCGTTCGGCTGCTGCTCGCGCGGGATCTTGAAGTAGCCGCGCCGCTCCAGCTTGTCGCCGATCAGGTCGTAGACGGCGTTCGCGCCCTTGGTGTTGGGGGTGTTGCGGTCGCAGGTGGCCTGGCCGCCGCCGCCGAGCTCGTCGCTGAAGACGACCTTGGTGCCGTCGTTGTTGAACGTCGCGGAGTGCCAGATCTGGAAGTTCTCCAGGTCGGTGAGCTGCTGGAGGACCTTCGGCTGGACCGGGTCGGAGATGTCGAGCAGCACGCCGTCGCCGAAGCAGGCGGCCGCGGCCAGCTTCTTCTCCGGGTAGGCGGTGATGTCGTGGCAGCCGGAGGCGAGCTCGGAGTGCTGCCGCTCGGGGAAGATGTCCGGCTTCGCCACGACCTTGGCGGACGCCGGGGACTTCGTCGGGATCTCCACGATCGAGATGAGCTCGTGCGGTGCCGGGCAGGTCTGTGAGTCCGGCTCGGGGCCGGGCGAGGAGACGTACACGTACAGCGTCTCACCGGCGGGCACCATCGTGTGCGTGTGCGAGCCGCAGTCGGTCTGGACCGCGCCCACGTACTGCGGGCTCTTCTTGTCGCTGACGTCGAAGATCCGCAGGCCCTCCCAGTTCCGCTCGTCCTCGCCCGAGTCGCACTCAGGGCCGCCGCGCGGCTCGTCGATCGAGAGGACCAGCAGATCCTGGTAGATGGTCACGTCGTTCTGTTGCGCCGGGCAGGACACCTGGCTGACGAGCTGGGGTTTGGTCGGGTCGCTGATGTCGTAGATCGAGAACCCGCCGAAGTTCCCCACGTAGGCGTAGTCGCCCTGGAACGCAAGATCGGTACCGAGATCGCCCTCGCCGTTGAACGGAGCCGTCCGAGGCATGTTGGCGATGTGCTTGACGTTGTCGCTCATCATCACGTCGCCGGACGGCGAAGTGGCGGGCGTGCCGGCCGCGGCGCTGGTCTCCTGCGGAGCGGTCGCGGGTGTCTGCTCCTCGGTGGCGGCCGGTCCCGCGGCGCACGCGGTGGCCAAGAACAACACCGTACACAGCAGCACTCCGCGCAACTTGGCAGAGATCAACGCGCATCCCCCTTGTCTAGTAGCTCACTATGGAAGCTATGTCAGCAGGTTATGGGCCGCGTACGGTCTTCATCACAGTTATGTCGACATTTGCCCTTATCGCCTGCTCTCAACAGCCCACCGAGCCGGCGGGCCCGTCGCCCGTGGGCACGGAGGCACCGGTCATCGTGCCGGGCAGCCCAGGCGCGCAGGCCCGCACGGCGACGCCGGGAGAGCGGGTGGGCCCGACGCCCTCACCCACGGTGGCCGCGGACGTGCGGTTCGCGGAGGGCATGATCCCCCACCATCGGCAGGCGCTGGAGATGACCTCCATGGTGGAGGCGCGTACCACCACGGCGTCGATCCGCGCGTTCGCCCGCCAGATCGCGGCGGCGCAGACCCCGGAGATCAAGGCCATGACCGCGTGGCTGGGAGAGCTGGGCCGCTCGGTCCCGGCCGGGCACCAGCACGTGCAGGGGGCCGCCTACGGGATGGCGACGCAGGAGGAGCTGAACGCGTTGCGCGCGGCCAGGGGCGCGGCCTTTGACCGGCTGTTCCTGCAGCTCATGACCAGGCATCACGAGGGGGCGGTGAAGATGGCGGGGGAGCAGCTGGCCGATGGGCGGGATCAGCGCATGCGGCTGATGGCCAAGGACGTGTACTCGGGGCAGAGCATCGAGATCGCCCGCATGCGCCAGGTCCTGGAGTCACTCCCGGCCTGACCTTCACGCGGGCGGCCGGGCCCGCCCTTTGTCATGACAAGGGGGAGGCTCCGCCGGTGGCGGAACCTCCCCTTCGCACAGATGTGTCCGGCTCCCTGAGGATCGCCGGACGACTACCCCGCGCCTGCGCGGGTCAGGACGGCCAGAGCATGTTGGTCAGCTCGGCGTCCAGATCCATGAAGTCGGTCTCCCGCCCGGCGGGCACCTTCTCGTACGTCCGGTGGAGGAACTCGGTCAGCGGGGCAAGCGGCACTTCGAAGAGCGCCTGCCCGAACGGCGATGTGAGGCTGATGTGCAGGGTGCGTTCGCCGTCGGCGCGCGCGGGCCACACCTGCACGTCGCCGTCGCCGACACGCCTCACGATGCCCACGGTGAGCAATTCGCGGGCAAAGATCCACTCGACCGGCTCGTCGTTCCCTACGTGGAAGGCCATGCGGATGGCGTACGGATCGTCGGCTGTGTAACTCAGTCCGGCGAGCAGGGGGACGGTAGTACGGTCGGGGACCACAAGCCGAAGGCCAAGCTCGGCGGAGACGGTGGTGCTGTTCATCGTCAGCCAAACCTTTTCGTCGTAGGTCCCCTCTTCGGGGCTTTCACTGCTCTGACGGACTTCGTCCTGAGCTATGACGCGGAACGAAGAAACCTGTAGGAAAGATTCCGCCCCCAGGGCCTTCTGTAACGCACATCACAGCTGGACATTTAGGCATCTACCAGGCTAAACGGCATCAATCGGGTCGTATTTACAAGGGTTTTGCGTGCTGTGGAGCCTGCCCCGGACGCGCCGTCCATGAACGTTTCTCGTCAAAAGATCATGGCCGATGCCTTCCGGGACACGACGATGGTATGCCACCCGCCCGCCGTGCCGATGGGCAACCGCCGCGTTTCACCCGAATCCCTCTGACCCGCCACCCCGGCGGACCCCGCCCCGCCCAAGATCGTCCCCGGGGTCAACCGGTTCGCCGTAGGTGCCGGAGTGCGGTATGGTTTTCCACGTCGGCACCGCAAGGGAGCCGGCAAGGGCGGGCGATTAGCTCAGCGGGAGAGCGCTTCGTTCACACCGAAGAGGTCACTGGTTCGATCCCAGTATCGCCCACCAAGGTCAAGGGCCACATCCCACAAATGGGAGTGGCCCTTTCGATCTTTGTGCAGCAGCAACGTGCGGCAAGCTCTACGAGCCGAGGCTGTCACCCAGCCGCCGGAGCGCGTTCCTGGTCTCCTCGCTCGGTACCTCGCTGTAGACGTCCGTCATCACCGTGATCTTGCCGTGACGGAAAATCCGCATCGCCACCCGCGGAACGGCAGACGGGCAGGCCGGGAGGGTCGTTGCTGATGAGTGACCAGCTCCGTCCGGAACTCCCAGATGATCAGTACGACCCCATGCTCGGGACGTTCCTGTGGGACGTCGGTACGGACCCCGACCTGTGTCTGCGGGTGTTGTACCACACGGCTCAGATCTGGCAGCGGCGATCGCGTCGAGAGGTCGTCGGAACTGAAGGCGTGTCCGTGCTCCTGACTCCAGATCACGCGGACATGGAGCATCGCTACCTCGGCGGGAGCAGTTGCATTCCGTTCTCGGAGTTCAGATCCGCGGTGGAGGAGCACTGGGTAGTGGTCCCTACCGCGGGATGATCGAGGGGCTTCCCGCTCGACAGTGACGAACTGAGTGACATCGCGGCTGCCTCGTACAGCTCGGTCGTGCACATCGATGCACCCTTGAAGCCAGCATCGCCCACCACGAAGGACGCGGATCAGCGGCTCGCAGCTCGTCATGGGCCTCAACGGGAAGAAGGGCATCTACGTCGGCGACGCGTCCGGGATGTTCGTCACGCGGCGCGCGTGTCGAAGGCCGGACGCCATACCTCCGCTATACCGGCCTCTGCTGAGCTGACCTTGAACGCAATCAGTTCCTCGACACAGGGACGACCCTGCGAAGGGCCCCTGGAAGGTGATCATGGAAAGCTCCTGGATTTCGCGTGGCGTCACCGCGGCCGCCATGGCGGGCATCACTCTGCTGAGCACGACTCCCGCCTCGGCGGCGAGTTACTGGAACTCATCCGCGCCGACAGCCGCCACCTCGGTGCGCAACACGTACGAGAAGTCGGTCACCATCGGTAGCCGCACGTTCACGATCCAGCTCCGCGTAGGAAAGTGGGGCTCGAACACCTATTTCTGGGCTCGTGCCCCCAAGGATTCCCACGCGTACGGCGCGCATCTCTACATTTCCGTCTACAACCCTTCCACCAAGAAGTGGGAATCGCGGTCGGAGGCGCTCAACAAGAAAACGGCTTACACGGACGCGCACCGGTCCCTCTACAAGTACGGGTACAAGGCCTGCGCATCCGACAGCATGATCGGAAGCCGCTGGATTTGCACCAGCACCTGGTGGGTGTGATGGCCTGATCCGGCTGCAGCGGGGGGAATGATTCGCGCCGGAAACGGGATCCCGGTATCGGCGCGAAGGCCGAAGGCCGCCTTCCCGGTCGGGGAGGCGGCCTTGCGCCGCCTCGTCGGGGCGGCAGGCTCCGCCAGGGTCGACGCGGATGATCACCCGGGGCGGGCGGGCGGCTCGGCGGATAATCAGATGTGCTGCGGCGCGCCTCTCGCTAACGTGGAACTCAGCTTCACGAAGCCCGGAAAGGCGCGGGTCGAAGGGGTGTCGGTTATCTTTCTGTAACAAAGAACAATCCGGCGCCCGGAAAACATATCCGCGCTACTCCGGGTCGAGCGGGGCTGGTCAGGTCTGGTGCCGGCACGGGTCGAATCTCATCGGTTATCGCCTCTCAAGCGGGAGACGCGGGTTCGAATCCCGCCGCGGACTCCGGTTCGTGTGGCTCAGTGGCCCAGAGCGCCTAAACGGCCGGTGGGTCTCCCATATCCGCGCCGGTTCCAGGCCTGATCACTCGCCGGTCCTACCGGTGGCACGGGTCGAATCCGATCGGTTATCTCGATTCTGGTTCGAGGAGTCCGGGTTCGAGTCCCGGCAGGCGTTGAAGGCGCCTGTGGTGTAATCGGCAGCACACTGAAGGGCCGGTCGGAGTGCCCACATCCGTGCCGCCGGCAAGGCCGGCGAGCGTCAGGCATGGGGGAACGGGTCGAAGTCCCATCGGTTATCGGGCACAGATTGTCGCAGGTTCGAGTCCTGCCCATCCCGCCGGCGACGGCGGGTGGTAGCTCAGTCGGCAGAGCGTCTGTTCAAAACGCCGGTGGACGTCACCACATCCGCTCCCCCTCGCACACATCCGCCTCCCAGCGGGTCGAACGGAAGGAGCGCCGCCCATGGCACGTGACCCCCTCGCCGCGGTATCGGCGATCAACACCCCGCAGACGCAGCCGATCCCCGGGCGGAGCGACCAGGTGAAGAACGCCGCCGGCGGCTACGGCTTCGCCAAGGACCTGTGGGCCAAGGTGGAGGATTTCCTCATTCTGGGCACCACGGGCGGCACCTACTACGTGTCGGAGGGCGAGCTGACCGCCAGGAACGCCGGCGTGCTGTTCGAGGCGATCGCCGAGGACGGGCCGCGCGTCGTGCGCCTGCTGACGGACATCTCGACGGCTCGCCCGCCGCGGGCGCCGAAGCAGCGCCCGGCCCTGTTCGCGCTCGCCGCCTGCTACGCGAACGGCGACGCCGCCACCCGCCAGGCCGCCAAGGTGGCGCTGGCCAAGGTGGCGCGCACGACCGACCACCTGGCCCAGTTCTTCGGCTACTACAAGAACCTGGGCGGCAAGCCGACCGCCCGCGGCATCTCGCCCACGGCGGGCCGTTCGCTGCGGACCGCGCTCGGCTCCTGGTTCCTGGCCGGCAGCGCGGACGACGTGGCGTTCAAGGCATGCAAGGCGCGCCAGCGCAAGACGCCCCTGGGAGAGGCGTTCGACCTGCGGGACGCGCTGCGCATCGCGCACCCGGCAGCCGACGACGAGCAGCGCAGGACGCTGTTCGGGTGGATCGCCGGGAACGTCACCGATGAGCGGGCCCGCGAGGTCCTGCCCGCTGTCGACCGGTTCCTCACGGCGAAGGCCGTGACCGGCCCGGCCCAGGCCATCGAGGTGGTGACCACGGCGAAGGTGCCGTGGGAGTTCCTGCCTGACGCGGTGCTGCGCGACCCCGGCGTGTGGGAGGCGCTGATCGAGACGGTCGGCATGACGGCGCTGATCCGGAACCTCGCCCGCATGACCCGGCTGGGCACGCTCAAGCCGGGGGTGGAGGCGACGTCGCGGGCGGTGCGGAGGCTGACGGACCGGCAGGCGGTCCTGCGCGCCCGGATCCACCCGATGGACGCCTGGCTCGCCCTGCGCGTCTACAAGTCGGGCGTCGCACAGCCGAACCCGCGCGCCGACCGGCAGAGGTGGCAGCCCATCCCGGCCGTGCTCGACGCGCTGGAGGAGACGTACGAGCTGGCCTTCGGCACCGTCGAGCCGTCGGGCAAGAGGCTGCTCGTCGCGGTGGACTCGTCCGGGTCGATGAGCTGGGGCGGCGGGGTCCGGGTCGGGGGTTCGCCGGTCGGGTCGCCGTACGAGGTGGGCAACGCCATGGCGGTCATGCTGGCCCGCATCGAGCGCGGTGGCGTGCACGTCATCGACGTCGACACGCGGGTGCACGCGTCGAACGTGACGCCGCGCACCAACCTGCGCGAGATCGCGTCCTGGAAGCCGTCCGGCGGCGGCACCGACCTGTCGCTGCCGTTCACGTGGGCGCGTGAGCAGCGGATGGAGGTGGACGGGTTCGTCGTCTTCACCGACAACGAGACCTGGGCGGGGCGGTCGCACCCGACCCAGGCGCTGAACGCCTACCGGCGCGCCGTTCGCCCGGACGCCCGGGTGGTCGTGGCCGCGATGACGGCCGCCGGGTACTCGATCGGCGACCCGAAGGACGACGGGGTTCTCAACGTGGCCGGGCTGGACGCGTCGTTGCCGCTGGTGGTCAACGGGTTCGTGCGGTGATGCGCGCGATCTCTCGCCGCTGAGCGGGGTCCGGTCAGCGCCGGATGACGATCTCGAGGTACTCCAGCGGCATGAGCACCGTCTCCTCGTCGGTGTTCAGCTCGTGGACGAGCTCGGTCAGGTCGGCGACGAGGGATTCGCGGCCGGCCGCGTCCAGGGACTCGACGGTCATCACCGTGGGCCCGTACGTCCTGCACCAGGCGCGGACGTGCTCCTCGGGGCTGGAGAAGCGCCACCACAACTCCCGCGTCCCGGCCTCGATGGCCACGTCGGGGCCGAACAGCTCGCGCAGCCCTTCCGTCGTGCCCCAGCGGCTCTCCGGGCGGGTGCCGGGGGCGGGGGAGCGGTACTTGGTGTTGAGCGCGAGCATGCGGCCCATGTAGCCGGACGGTGTCCAGCAGGCCAGCGCGATCCGGCCGCCCGGCCTGGTCACGCGCAGCAGCTCGGCCGCCGCCTGCTCCTGGTCGCGGGCGAACATCACGCCGAACGTCGAGGTGACCAGGTCGTACGCGGCGTCCGGCACCGGCAGGGCCTCCGCGTCGCCCTGGCGGAAGCCGATCGTCAGGCCCTCCGCCTCGGCGCGGCGCGCGGCGTGGGCCAGCAGCTCGGGCACCAGGTCGATGGCGGTGACGCGGGCGGAGCGGCGGGCGGCGGCCAGGGCCGTGTTGCCGGTGCCGGTGGCGACGTCCAGGTGCTCCTCCCCGGCCCGCAGCCGGGCGGCCTCGCACAGCAGCTCGGCGGCCAGCAGGAACCTGGCCCCGATGGATCGGTAGTCGCCGGTCGCCCACGTCCGCTGCTGTACGTCTGCCGGCAGGCTGTCCCGTTCGCTCGTCTCCCGCTCCGACATCGTGTCCCCACTTCGATCGACCGGCGGCCAAGATCCAACGTGCTGCCAGTCTGCGGCATGCGGCCGTGCCTGGCCAGATCGACTTCGCCCCGCCGCCGGGCGATCACGGTTCGCGACGGCGGCCCCCGGCGTGGCCGGAACGTCCGCCGCTGGTCGCACGGAGTTTCTTGACCTTGTCAGAGAGAGTCAGTAATGATCTCCGCCGTAGCCCACCGAAAGGTGAACACGTGCGATTCCTCGCATCGAGGGCCATGGCGTTAGCCGCCGGCCTGATCGCCGCCACCGCCACCCTCGCGGTGCCCCACCCCGCCTCCGCCGCCGCCCAGCTCGTCGCGAACGGCACCTTCACCGGCTCGACCACCCCCTGGGCCGCCCTCGGGCAGACCGCGATCGCGGCCGAGGACGACCGCATGCGGGTCGAGGTCACGAACGTCGTGGCCAACCCCTGGGACGCGATGGTCGCCGCGCCCACCACCTCCGCCCTGAACCCGGGCAGGAGCTACACCCTCTCCTTCGACGCCTACTCCACCGTCGCCTTCACCGCCAAGGCCACGGTGCAGTACACCGCCACCCCGAGCAGCAACCAGTCGCTGGCCACCGACGTGCCGCTGACCTCGTCGAGCAGGCGCTACAGCATCCCGTTCACGGCCGCGCAGGCGTCCGCGACGGCCGCCGAGGTGACGTTCCAGCTCGGCGGGTCGGGCGCCAGACCGGTCGTCCGCTTCGACAACGTCTCGCTGATGGAGACGCAGCCGGCCCGGCCGACCGCCCTGTACGTGAACCCGCTGTCGAACCCCGCCCGGTGGGCCGGCGAGCACGTGAACGACCCCGCCGCCACGCCCATCAGGGACGACATCGGCAACAAGCCGATCTTCGAGTGGTTCGGCGGCTGGTTCACCGACCTGACCAAGGCCGTGGACACCTACGTCGGCTCCGCCCAGGCGCAGGACCGGCTGCCGATGCTGGTGGCGTACAACATCCCCAACCGCGACGCGTGCGCGGGGCATTCGGGCGGCGGCGCGGGCGACGCGGCCGGCTATCACGCCTGGATCACCGAGTTCGCCAAGGCGATCGGCAGCCGCCACGCCGTCGTGGTGCTGGAGCCGGACGGGGTCGCCGCCGCCGGGTGCGTGACCCGGATCGGCAAGGACCCCGAGGACCAGTACCGGATGTTGCTGGACGCCACGCGGGTGCTGCGGGCCGAGGCGCCGAACGCGTGGGTGTACCTGGACGCGGGCAACGCCACCTGGATCCCGGCCGCGCAGATGGCGCCGCTGCTGGTGAAGTCGGGCGTCGCCAACACGCGCGGCTTCTCGGTGAACGTCTCCAACCACATCACCACGGCGGACAGCGAGACGTACGCGGTGGCGGTCAACGACCACCTGCGCACGACGGTGGGCGCGAAGGCGTACGTGATCGACACCAGCCGGAACGGCAACGGCCCGTACGTGGACGACACGCCGGAGGACAACTGGTGCAACCCGCCGGGGCGCAGGCTCGGCGCCTCGCCGGTCCGCCAGACGTCCGGAGCCGAGTACCTGTTCTGGGTGAAGGTGCCGGGCGACTCCGACGGGCCGTGCGGGATCGGCGGGGACGTCCCCGCGGGCTCGTTCAGCCCCGAACTGGCCATGGCGCTCATCAACGGCGGCTCGTGAGCGGCTTCCGGCCGCCTCGCAGGAGGGTGAGGCCCCAGTGCCGAGCCGGCTACGGCGAGCGGACGAGGGGCGGGATGGTCACCCGCGGCCCGTTCAAGGAGGAGGCGGGCTCGCCGGTCGAGCCGAACGGGCCCGTGCTGCGGACCGTCTTCCGCAACAACTCGATCCACCTGGCGCACGAGGACGCCGAGGGCGTGGTCTGCGACGCCAGTTGCACCGACGAGCACCTGACGATGACGCAGAACGCCATCCACGCCAAGAAGAAGAGCGTCTACGCGCCCGGCGTGACGGCGGCCGCCAACTCGTACAACGTGCTGGACGGCGACCAGTACCAGGCGGGCGACGACGGCACCGGCAACGTCTTCGAGGACCCGCGGTTCGACCCGGGCGACCCGCTCCGGCTCCTCGCCGGCAGCAAGGCGATCGGCCTGGGCAAGGTGAAGTACGGCGAGATCGATCTGAACGGGGTCGCGATCGGCACGGACGGCGGCATCGAGGCAGGCGCCTACGAGTACGTCCCCGCACGCTGATTCGAACGTGTGGTCGATAAAAG
This window encodes:
- a CDS encoding SsgA family sporulation/cell division regulator, whose product is MNSTTVSAELGLRLVVPDRTTVPLLAGLSYTADDPYAIRMAFHVGNDEPVEWIFARELLTVGIVRRVGDGDVQVWPARADGERTLHISLTSPFGQALFEVPLAPLTEFLHRTYEKVPAGRETDFMDLDAELTNMLWPS
- a CDS encoding DUF305 domain-containing protein, which encodes MPGSPGAQARTATPGERVGPTPSPTVAADVRFAEGMIPHHRQALEMTSMVEARTTTASIRAFARQIAAAQTPEIKAMTAWLGELGRSVPAGHQHVQGAAYGMATQEELNALRAARGAAFDRLFLQLMTRHHEGAVKMAGEQLADGRDQRMRLMAKDVYSGQSIEIARMRQVLESLPA
- a CDS encoding glycoside hydrolase family 6 protein, which gives rise to MRFLASRAMALAAGLIAATATLAVPHPASAAAQLVANGTFTGSTTPWAALGQTAIAAEDDRMRVEVTNVVANPWDAMVAAPTTSALNPGRSYTLSFDAYSTVAFTAKATVQYTATPSSNQSLATDVPLTSSSRRYSIPFTAAQASATAAEVTFQLGGSGARPVVRFDNVSLMETQPARPTALYVNPLSNPARWAGEHVNDPAATPIRDDIGNKPIFEWFGGWFTDLTKAVDTYVGSAQAQDRLPMLVAYNIPNRDACAGHSGGGAGDAAGYHAWITEFAKAIGSRHAVVVLEPDGVAAAGCVTRIGKDPEDQYRMLLDATRVLRAEAPNAWVYLDAGNATWIPAAQMAPLLVKSGVANTRGFSVNVSNHITTADSETYAVAVNDHLRTTVGAKAYVIDTSRNGNGPYVDDTPEDNWCNPPGRRLGASPVRQTSGAEYLFWVKVPGDSDGPCGIGGDVPAGSFSPELAMALINGGS
- a CDS encoding LVIVD repeat-containing protein, with product MLFLATACAAGPAATEEQTPATAPQETSAAAGTPATSPSGDVMMSDNVKHIANMPRTAPFNGEGDLGTDLAFQGDYAYVGNFGGFSIYDISDPTKPQLVSQVSCPAQQNDVTIYQDLLVLSIDEPRGGPECDSGEDERNWEGLRIFDVSDKKSPQYVGAVQTDCGSHTHTMVPAGETLYVYVSSPGPEPDSQTCPAPHELISIVEIPTKSPASAKVVAKPDIFPERQHSELASGCHDITAYPEKKLAAAACFGDGVLLDISDPVQPKVLQQLTDLENFQIWHSATFNNDGTKVVFSDELGGGGQATCDRNTPNTKGANAVYDLIGDKLERRGYFKIPREQQPNENCVAHNGSLIPVDGKDIMVQSWYQGGVSIWDFTDSANPKEIGYFERGPHEGGGIAGTWSAYYYNGYIYSSDMTEGLDVLEITDPLTDPAKQVKMDDFNVQTQKSY
- a CDS encoding TROVE domain-containing protein; translation: MARDPLAAVSAINTPQTQPIPGRSDQVKNAAGGYGFAKDLWAKVEDFLILGTTGGTYYVSEGELTARNAGVLFEAIAEDGPRVVRLLTDISTARPPRAPKQRPALFALAACYANGDAATRQAAKVALAKVARTTDHLAQFFGYYKNLGGKPTARGISPTAGRSLRTALGSWFLAGSADDVAFKACKARQRKTPLGEAFDLRDALRIAHPAADDEQRRTLFGWIAGNVTDERAREVLPAVDRFLTAKAVTGPAQAIEVVTTAKVPWEFLPDAVLRDPGVWEALIETVGMTALIRNLARMTRLGTLKPGVEATSRAVRRLTDRQAVLRARIHPMDAWLALRVYKSGVAQPNPRADRQRWQPIPAVLDALEETYELAFGTVEPSGKRLLVAVDSSGSMSWGGGVRVGGSPVGSPYEVGNAMAVMLARIERGGVHVIDVDTRVHASNVTPRTNLREIASWKPSGGGTDLSLPFTWAREQRMEVDGFVVFTDNETWAGRSHPTQALNAYRRAVRPDARVVVAAMTAAGYSIGDPKDDGVLNVAGLDASLPLVVNGFVR
- a CDS encoding class I SAM-dependent methyltransferase, giving the protein MSERETSERDSLPADVQQRTWATGDYRSIGARFLLAAELLCEAARLRAGEEHLDVATGTGNTALAAARRSARVTAIDLVPELLAHAARRAEAEGLTIGFRQGDAEALPVPDAAYDLVTSTFGVMFARDQEQAAAELLRVTRPGGRIALACWTPSGYMGRMLALNTKYRSPAPGTRPESRWGTTEGLRELFGPDVAIEAGTRELWWRFSSPEEHVRAWCRTYGPTVMTVESLDAAGRESLVADLTELVHELNTDEETVLMPLEYLEIVIRR